Below is a genomic region from Streptomyces sp. NBC_01454.
TGTGGAGACGCGATTGGTGCGCGCACCACGCGCGCGCGGTGCGGTCGGGCGGTACGCGCGGCCTCCCGCCGCAGAGCACGATCGGGGCCGAACTCCTCTATCACACGACCCCTTGACCATCGTCTTGCCCAACCCGCGAATGTGCGGCAGGTCACAGAAATTCGAGGTGCGGGGGCACCTCGGTGCGCCTGGCGGTGGGTCGCCCGGTACCCCGCCGCCGGGGCGCACCGAGGTGCGCGCACCCGATGCGGATGGTGCGCATCCACACGGTCCGGCAGCGCACCCGGTGCGCGCACCCCGCCCGGCGGCGACGCGCACCGGATGCACGCCCGGCGATGCCCGGCATCGTCATCGGCGATGCCGTGCACTCCCGAGACGATGCCGGGCACCCAGGTGGGAGTGCACGGCATCGTCAGTCGCATCGGGTGCACAGCACCGGGTGGATGCGCGGCATCGCCCCCGTCGATGTCGTCCACTCCACTCGGTGGGCTCCACTCGGTGGGCTCCACTCGGTGGGCTCCACTCGGTGGGCTCCACTCGGTGGAGTGGACGGTGAGCGCGGTGGCGTCCACTCCCGGCCGGTGGACTCCACTCGGTGGAGTGGACACCGGGGCATCGTCGGTGCGCGCCGTGGCATCGGGTGCGCTCAGTGGCCGGCCTCCCGGCCGCGGTGCGGTCCGGGCTCCTGCGGGCGGTGCTCCTGCTGATCGTCCCTGCGCGCCGGGTGCGGCTTCTCGACATCGTCGCGGTGGGCGTAGCGGTCCATCGTCGTATGGGCCCGGTCGGCCGCTGCGGTGAACGCGTCCTGGAGGTGGCGCAGGCGTTCGGCGGTGACATCGAGGGCTTCCACGTCCGTGCGGGATTCCCGCAGGGCCCGCAGCGCCGTCAGGTGCGCCTCGCGGCGGCCGGGCTTCTGCTCCTGGTCGTCGTTCTCGGGGTCGGCGCCCGCGGGCGCGAGCAGCTGCTCGGGCATCGCCGCCTGCTGGTGCCGGGCGATGTCGTACGCCCGGCCCCGCATGGCGGTGGTGGTGGTGGTGCGCAGCTTCTCCCGCACCACGGCGCCAGCGAGGACGGCGCGGTCGTACTGCAGCGGGATCCGGGGGATCTCCCACTCCCCCGCGTCCTGGCCCGGGGGCCGGGGCGCAGCCGGCTCGCCGGGATCGGCCGGGGGCTGCCGGTCCGGGTCGGGTGTGGGGGTGGGTGGGCGGCGTCGGGCGGGGAGGTCGGACAGGGCCCACCGGGCGGTGTAGAGGCGGTACTCCGACAGTCGGCCGATCGTGGTCTTCGGCTCGCTGATGTCCAGGCAGTGGGTGGAGATGGCGGCGGCCACGATCTTCTCGTCCAGGCCCGGGTCGCGGCGGCGGCCGCGCTGGACGAGGGCGAGGTGGCGGCGGGCTTCGGCGAGCAGGTGCCTCCGGTGGAATCGGCCGCCTTCGTTCATCACGAACAACGTCGCGGCGACGTCGACGGCCGCCAGGGCGACGTCGACCACGGCGGCGACCCGGGCCCGGATCGCGGCAGCCGCGGCGCGGGCGTGCTCAAGGAGGGAGTTGATGACGTCGGCGGCGACACCGGAGGTGAGGATCGCGCTCGCCTTCCACCAGGCGCGCAGCTGCGCGAGCGGCTGGGTCTTCTGCTTGGGCGGGCGGGTCTTGCGGGCGGCCACAGCGTTCAGCTTGGCGCGGGCCCGCTCGGAGACCACGGGCAGGAACTTCGGGGTGCCGTCGTCTTTGACGGCGGTGACGTACTCGTGCTCCAGGTCCTCCCGGCAGGCGGCGATCTGGTCGCTGCGCCGGGAGGTCCAGCGGATCAGGTCGTGCGGCACCCCGGCAATCTCCATCACGGGCCGGCGCCCGGGGGTGACGGTGCGCGGCTCGGTCGCCAGCCCCAGCTCTTCGCAGACCTCAGCGGCCACGAGCTCGTTGTAGAGCGCGGAGGCGGCGACGGTGTTCTCGTACAGGGCCAGGGAGTGGATGGACCCCCACTTCCCGTCCAGGCGCTGCCCCTTCACCGACAGCAGCAGATGGTCATGGAGCAGCGGCATCCCGGAGCGTGCCTCGTAGTGGCGGAAGCGGGCGGCGACCAGACCGCCGGGCGGCCGCACCCGGTGGACCCCGTCCTTGCCGTAGCGGATCACCGCCACCTCGTCCTCGATCCACTCCAGTACCCGTACGATCGCCCGCTCGTGAGCGGCCTCGATCACCCGCCGGGTCTCGTCATCCCCCAGCGCCCACAGGAGGTAGATCGTCGGCTGCGGCCGGAAGACGAAGTCGACACCGGTGACCGCCACCTGACGTCCGAGGGCGCCGGCCTTGAACGCCTTCTTCGGGGACTCGCCCTTGGCGAGCAGGTCGGCCTCGATCCGGTCCGCGTCCGGGTGCCGGCCCCACTCGCCGAACAGGTTCCGCAGCTGCGCCTCGGTGACTTCCTCACCCGGCGCGAGTCCGAGCGCGCCCAAGCCGCGGCCCATCCATCGCCCGGCCGGGACACCGGCTTGCTCCTGGGCGGCGCGCAGCGGCGTGCGGGCCGGGCGGCGGCCGTCGCCGACGACGGTCTGGCGCAGGTAGTAGCGGTACATCTGACCGGCCCGGATGACCTTGATATCCACTGTCATGGAGACCACGTCACACGGCTCTGACCTGCGAGAAAAGGCCGATCAGTCGTACGTCCCGTCAGGCGGGAGCAGCGGCCGAACTTTCTTCTCAGGTGCCCGCCGGGCGGGAAGCGGCGCCGGGCCGAACACGAATGTCATCGCTCTCCGGCAGTCCTCACACCACGGCCCGGACAACACCATCCAGCACCACTGAGCAGCATTCAGCACCACGGAACGAACACCACCAACGAGCACCGCCTACAGCAGCCCCTGGCAACCGCCGGGGGCTTCGTCGTGCTGCCCGGAGGAGACCACGTGCCCACCTTCGAGACCCTCCCCCGCTTCACCACCGACCTCCAGCACCTCACCCCCGCCCAGCGCCGGCGCTTCCGCCGCGTCGTCCTGGACGCCTTCGTGCCCGACCTGCGCACTGGCCGACAGTTCCGCCCCGGCTTACGGGAAGCGCGCGGGTTCCCGAAATCCCGGAGCCGGAGTACGCCGAACCGGGACGCCACTTCCCTGTCTTCGGCGGTGGTCGTGCGAGTTCAGACTTCACGGCTGGGGCCGGATAGGTACCCGTATTCATCCGGCCCGTGCTCCGGCCTCCTGTGTCAGCTGGTGCGGCCGTTCACTTCGAAACGTTGGAAGAGGGCCAGCAGGAACTCTTGGAGCAGGAGCCTGGCACGTTCCGCGTCCCTGAGTTCGTCGTGGCCGAACCGGAAGACCTCGTAACCTCTGAGCTTGAGTTCGCGGTCCCCAGCCACCAGCTCCGCGTACTTACAGCTGTCGGGTACCTGACCGTCGTCGCGGGTGTAGTGCTGGGACCCGTCGACCTCAAGAACGACGCGCTGGCCGTGGGGCAGTAGGAGCAGGAAGTCCATGCGGGAGCGCAGCAGCGCTTCAGGGCCACGCTCACGGACTGTTTTGTGGTCCCAGTGGAGCCACACCTCGGGCAGGAGCGCCGGGAGGTCATAGACGGCAGAGCCGAGGATGTGGTGGTAGAGCTCGAAGACGTTGCGCTGCCCGGGTGAGTTGCCGGGCAGGCTGCGGCGGAGCCGGTGGTAGAGGGTCTTCTTGGCTTCGGCCTCGTCTGCGATCTTTTGGGTGTCCTGCCACCAGGTTTGGAGGTCTCGCCAGCGGATGCCGTCGCCTGTGATCTCGCGGTCGTAGACAAGGACGTTGCCGGGGTCACCGACGATTTCGATGTCGTTGTCCACTGCGGAGAGGAATCGGATGTCCGGCTTGGTGAGCGAGGCGAAGATGACGTTCTTCGGCCGTCGGTTGTCGGCGAGCCGGGTGGAGACCACGGTGAAGCGCGGGTAGCCGCCGTCGGCCCCGGTCTCACGGAGCTCGACTCCCGCGCTCCGGATCTGCTCGTTGATCTGTGCCACGAGGTGACGTTGGGCGGGCTCGTCGAGGAGCACGTCGGCGGAGACGGCCGATGCGAGGAAACGGGCGAATCGCGCGTCGCCGGCCTCGAACGCCCCGAGGTGTTCGAAGAGGTCCTCGGTCGACCAGTCCTCCGGGTTGCGGAAGACGTGTTGCTGGATGTGCTGTCTCAGCCCAGGCGGGCGGTTGGTGCTGGGAAGTAGCAGGTCGGCAAGGGATTCTTCACGGTCGAGCACCCAGAAGCGCTCCAGCAGCGTCATGAATCGGGCTTCGTGGCGTGCCATGTCCGCCAGGTCCAGGGCTCGGGCCAGTTCGCGTCGGACCCTCTTGGATATCCCCGGGGGTGACGACTCCGCCCAAAGTAGATCTTGTATCCCGTTGCGAGTCGCAGCGGTGAGGCTCCCACGAGCCAGGATGCTTTGCGCGACGTGGGTGAGGTCGTTGTCGGAGACCTGGGCGTAGCTGCGTTCGATTCGTTCACGCAGCGATCCCTCCTCCTTGGGGATCTCCGGCATGGCCAGCTCCGCGAACGCTGCGTTGAGGGTGGCGTGCGTGTTCCCGCTGAGGTGGCGCGAGACGACAGCGTCCAGCTGCTGCCGAAGTCCCGAGCGGTACCTGCTGCTGACCATCAGCCGATGATCCCAGAACTCCGCCGGGCAGTCAGCAGTTTGCAGCGTCCAGGACGGCTGTCGAGTCAGGCTCGCAGTGCTGGGCGGAGGGCCGAGCGGTGCTGGTCATGGCGCGATGGACGCCTCAGATGCGAGGCGCCATGACCTGCCGCGGCAGCGGCCCGGGGCAGGCGGTCTTTCTCTGCGCCAGCTTCACCGCGGCCTGGGCAAGTGCGCGCGCTGCGAGTGCCTCGGGAGAAGCCATGGCCTGGACTGTAGCCACGAACCGGCTCCCGCAAGAAGGAGACCGCGGGTCCCGTCCCCACCCTCTCCTTGTCGACCGCACCCCATCTGTCACCGCCGACGCCATCGCTCGCACCGGCTTCTGGGACGAACGAATCGGTAAC
It encodes:
- the mobF gene encoding MobF family relaxase, with product MTVDIKVIRAGQMYRYYLRQTVVGDGRRPARTPLRAAQEQAGVPAGRWMGRGLGALGLAPGEEVTEAQLRNLFGEWGRHPDADRIEADLLAKGESPKKAFKAGALGRQVAVTGVDFVFRPQPTIYLLWALGDDETRRVIEAAHERAIVRVLEWIEDEVAVIRYGKDGVHRVRPPGGLVAARFRHYEARSGMPLLHDHLLLSVKGQRLDGKWGSIHSLALYENTVAASALYNELVAAEVCEELGLATEPRTVTPGRRPVMEIAGVPHDLIRWTSRRSDQIAACREDLEHEYVTAVKDDGTPKFLPVVSERARAKLNAVAARKTRPPKQKTQPLAQLRAWWKASAILTSGVAADVINSLLEHARAAAAAIRARVAAVVDVALAAVDVAATLFVMNEGGRFHRRHLLAEARRHLALVQRGRRRDPGLDEKIVAAAISTHCLDISEPKTTIGRLSEYRLYTARWALSDLPARRRPPTPTPDPDRQPPADPGEPAAPRPPGQDAGEWEIPRIPLQYDRAVLAGAVVREKLRTTTTTAMRGRAYDIARHQQAAMPEQLLAPAGADPENDDQEQKPGRREAHLTALRALRESRTDVEALDVTAERLRHLQDAFTAAADRAHTTMDRYAHRDDVEKPHPARRDDQQEHRPQEPGPHRGREAGH